The DNA window ACTTTCTGCCTATGGGTGATTATACTCTCTCCTTTGGTCTTCTCTTTGACCCCCTTTCTTCTATTACCGCCTCTGTGGTCACCTTCGTGGCTACTCTTATCTTCATCTACTCCGTAGGCTATATGCACAACCTTTTTGGTCAGTGGACTTTTAAGTTCTACGCTTATCTGTCTATGTTTCTGTTTGCCATGCTCCTTATCGTGCTCTCTGATAATTTGCTGGGTATCTTCTTTGGCTGGGAGGGTGTGGGTCTTGCTTCTTATCTTCTT is part of the Aquificaceae bacterium genome and encodes:
- a CDS encoding NADH-quinone oxidoreductase subunit L, whose amino-acid sequence is MEGLVVLFSPLIAFVVIALLGSRMGDMASAVLCILGGAFSFVFSLWATFKALNEPFSVKLYNFLPMGDYTLSFGLLFDPLSSITASVVTFVATLIFIYSVGYMHNLFGQWTFKFYAYLSMFLFAMLLIVLSDNLLGIFFGWEGVGLASYLL